One stretch of Euphorbia lathyris chromosome 7, ddEupLath1.1, whole genome shotgun sequence DNA includes these proteins:
- the LOC136200476 gene encoding uncharacterized protein: protein MRSFFSTSKALRSILASKNAGKYWTRSANVYTSKFDKIRCYSSIVGSSTPSVGDIIDRKENSILSMYSNTSSAQKRQFLGCGDGEEGNVLSKVYEERLVLGYSPEQLFNVVAAVDLYHGFVPWCQRSEILRQNPDGSFDAELEIGFKFLVESYVSHVELKRPKSVKTTVSQSSLFEHLINIWEFNPGPVPGSCDLYFLVDFKFRSPLYRQAASMFFKEVVSRLVGSFTERCRLIYGPAIPILENPYGEKV from the exons ATGCGGTCATTTTTCTCGACCTCTAAGGCACTCCGTTCCATATTAGCGAGTAAAAATGCTGGAAAATACTGGACCAGATCGGCAAATGTCTATACTTCTAAATTTGATAAGATTCGATGCTATAGTAGTATTGTTGGTAGCTCAACGCCATCGGTTGGCGATATAATTGATAGGAAGGAGAATTCTATTTTAAGCATGTACAGTAACACTAGTTCTGCTCAAAAGAGACAATTTCTGGGTTGCGGTGATGGAGAGGAAGGCAATGTTTTATCCAAGGTTTACGAGGAACGGCTTGTCCTGGG GTATTCTCCAGAGCAATTATTTAATGTGGTTGCAGCTGTAGACTTGTATCATGGATTTGTGCCTTGGTGTCAGCGGTCTGAGATACTAAGACAAAATCCAGATGGATCATTTGATGCTGAACTGGAGATTGGTTTTAAGTTTTTGGTTGAGAGTTATGTTTCCCATGTAGAATTAAAAAGACCCAAGTCAGTGAAG ACAACTGTATCACAGAGTTCGCTTTTTGAGCATTTGATAAACATTTGGGAATTCAACCCAGGACCAGTCCCAGGAAGTTGTGACCTTTACTTCTTGGTGGACTTCAAATTCCGGTCACCACTTTACAGACAA GCGGCATCAATGTTCTTCAAAGAAGTGGTTTCGAGGCTGGTTGGTTCATTTACTGAGCGTTGCCGTTTGATATATGGACCAGCTATCCCAATACTTGAGAACCCGTACGGGGAGAAGGTTTGA